TCAATAATGCAGTGGGAATTGTATTGGGTAAATATCAACAGGAATGCATTTTTTGATGACCATAATCGTTGATTGAATTAACCAATAATTCTAATAATACACATATTTTACTATAGGTTTAGCGGCTAGTTACACCCTGATTAGCAAATCCTTTGGACTGTCCAATGTTGTTTTAAAGTAATCTAATTGGCTTGTATTCAGTTAGATATTATTTATTAATggtatgtaacacaatttttgttcctgggtagtaagtgttatttcctaattgcttatgcttcaaaagtatagaaaattgctattattccccacaaactttgcttttgtgaccagacagtgatattttgaaatttacctatttccaatgagaaaacgggcgaatttgtgtcttttcgttcacataaagtcagaaaaaaacaacatatgaatccaaattaacatgtatttatactaaagtaatacaaaaatgactacaaaagatttagaagtgagtagtttttcgagatttacgattatactgtaaatcactttcacgaatcagcccccaaatgtagtctcccatcatgttctcgttatactgtccttggtagcggcattcaaagtccagtatcctggtggaagcactcgccttgctcctccgagtatgctcccatgttctccttgaatttatcaagatgagcatcaaggatatggactttgagggacatcctacagcccattgtgccgtagttcttcaccagagtctcaaccagctccacatagttttcggccttgtgattgcccaggaagctccgaaccactgcgacaaagctgttccaagccgctttctccttactagtgagcttcttggggaattcattgcactccaagatcttctttatctgtggtccgacgaagacaccggctttgacctttgcctcagacagcttagggaagaagtcttgaaggtacttgaaggctgccgactccttatctagagctctgacaaattgtttcataagtcccaatttgatgtgcagtggtggcatcagcaccttccgggggtccaccagtggctcccacttgacgttgttcctccccacagagaactcggtccgctgtggccagtcccgcctgtggtagtgcgccttggtgtccctggtgtcccaaaggcaaagatagcagggaaacttggtaaaaccgccttggagacccatcaggaatgccaccattgcagcctcttgatgccatctcagaaaaatgcagatatgtatccacttaggcagctggaactaaactgaactggtgggcttaaggcccctgtatttatactactatttatattactggaaagttctagaaagttctagaagttactccaagtttactcagcactgaatctatctggaatgttctggaaaataggtaaatttcaaaatatcactgtcctggtcacaaaagcaaagtttgtggggaataatagccattttctatacttttgaggcataagcaattaggaaataacacttactccccaggaaccaaaaaaaaaaaaaaattgttacacggtgtaatcatttAGTCAGGATTGAATACATGCAGCTGAGCTAAAGAGGTGAATGAGATGAATCTACACAGGGACAAACTAGCACAGCAGCAATAAGCAGTGGTAGTGTCTACAGGTGTAGAGCTGTCTGAGTCAAGATGAAATGTTTGGCTTGAAGGCGTTTTAACTATGAAGtgaagcaacaaaacaaaactggcttggtgattttttttactataataatacaatatatgtaAACAGCTTACAGTACATTAATGTTGAAACACACAGAGCTTTAGTTTGTAAAGACTCCCTCTAGTGGAGAGTCAACAATCTCTGATGTTTTGTGTTACCACACGTCTCCTGCTAgttttatatttgtgtgactgaACCAGTAGAAAATATACTGGCAGCAGCCTTTTAGCATTTCTTTTTACCAGTACAAATGTTATTGCCAGTAAGAACCCCCATAAAGACtactgccattattattattattttttattttttgtgcctTAGTCCCAGTAAACTCTGTTTCAGtgtatatataaattgtaataattgtaatgtACTACTCAGTTGGCTTCAGAatacacacacaatttaaaaaaaaaagtattttccttTTAATAGTTAGAATTTGTGACATGGAAAATCTATAGTATTTATGGTTCATGGTGTATCATCTATTAAGTGTTTATATGAGCAATTATAGTAAAAATCAAAAGTGATAATTAGgtcacaatgtaaaaaaatataacagaACATGTCATTGCCAAGCCCTGGAAAAAttaatacagaatatatatatatatatatatatatatatatatatatatatatatatatatatatatatatatatatatatatatatatatatatatatatatgtttaatacaataaaaacattttaatgtgtgttttataataattATTGTTGATTGTGAACTTTTATTGCGTTCTTCATTAGCATGACACAAAGGCCGGGCGGGGGAAAAACTAAAAGGAAGTGTTTCGGAATGTTTCCCTCGCAACAAAAAAATCCCCATGACAGGCTGAACCACTTACTCGTGGAAAGTCCTTGTTGCTCCAGCCTCTATAAAAGTAACACATTCTCCAAGGTAAATCAGAAAAACACTGCAGTAACAAAGCAGAGGCATTAGTTGCTGGTTTATTCTTGATACTGAAGACTTGACAAGATGGCTCGTTGTAATCTGTGTGTGGTTGCAGTCCTGTTTCTGGCcctgaatgtattttgtgaacAAGCAGCAGCTGCTGGTAAGTACATCATCCATTAAAAGTGATGAAATAGTGATTCGAGTTGTAGCTAAATGGGTAAAACATTTGCAGAAAAGGAATTTCAATTGTAGCTGTAGTTCACTAAGTGTATTTATTACTTTGCAATAAGACAGTAATTACACATGTGCAACTACATCACACAATTAAAAATGGAGGCAGTTTCCAACGCCATGTGATGTCACACTGTGTTCCATGTGTATTTACTGTGATGTACATTCTAATTACACTGCAATTAGATACATAATGCAGACTAAATACATTTACACCAGAAAACaactttaaatattaaataaaatgtgttatttttgtacTCCTCTTAATTTTGTTTTGCTCTTCTTATCTTTCTCTCCAGGTTGCTGTTATTCCTATTCCATAAAGCCACTGCACTGCAGTCGGATAAGAGGCTACACAATACAGACCACCAAAGATGCCTGCAACATTGACGCAATTGTGTAAGTATTACTCATCTTAATCACAAAGACTATATATGGAGTAAAGTCAAATCTGCAGTAAGGGCAATTGAGATTAAAATCATAGCAATTGATATCGCATGATATTTGAATAGATTCATTCTTGCAAATACTAAATTGTTATGcgaataatacattttttcactgaataaaaTATCCTTTTTATTGCAGGTTCCATTCTATCGGCAACCGTAACATTTGCGCTAACCCTCTGGATAAGTGGGTGATGGACAGAATTGAGTGTCTAAAGTAAGAACAGCTCCCCTGTGTTTTAAATAAGATTATAATATACATACTGGTAGTGatataatgtatgtaaatataagAGACGACTATAGAGAATATATAGAGGGTtatttatacttttatttaaatacatttgacgTAGATGTCTTTTGATAATGTTGAGCATCAAATGTGTGATCACTACCCCTCtcttgaaattaatttaaaatgtgttttctttgtgtTACAGCCGCAGAGTGGACAACATAAATGGCAGAACAAGAAAATGAGAGAAAAGATGTTACTGAAAAGTAGTTGCCTCTTTATTTCATAAAATGTGCATGCATTACACTTTCACAGTTTTATTGTGATATAATGTCTGTGGTAAATTGAAATGTTTCAAGATTGAGAAACTTCCAATATTCTTTTATAAGGAAAAAAACCATGAAGTTTTAAAGCTTACTGTAtcacaatgcatttttgtataTGTGGTACTTATTGGTAAATGGGTTTCTGTTGTCCAGTACTTAACTCCTATGGAataatgttatatttaaaaactagttttattgtagatttttatgaataaaaaataaaactgtaaatcatAGGCCTGTTGTTCAATATTGTCTTTGGTTTGAACCATATTTCCAAGCTGTATTGGATGAATGTCTTGTAATGTGTGTCAAATTCACATAACTTATAAATAAAGATATCTACAACATTGACGCAATTGTGAATGTTTCTATTACTCATAATACACTGGGCCAAATGGTAGCTATGTGCTTTCTATGCAAAATAAAGATGATATGAGTTGTAAAGCCAAACTCTTTTTGTTTGGTTTCAATAACTTTCCACTATGGAAAGGAACAAACTAATGAACAAACACTATGGTTTATAGCTggttaatacattttgttttatttcaaggctTTCCCATTCAAAATACAGTTCCAGGTATTGCACTTAACCATTCATTTTCCCAGTTTCTTGTGCCATCGATATACCACCATCCCCAAGCTCCAAAAAAAGAaagcttgcattaaaaaaaaaaaaatcaagtaaatAAATGATAACTCTACTCACTatagtataataataaaacattatccACGTAATTAGtgtgtaaacatttaaatgcatctGCAGCGGTATAATAAGTTTGGCCATAACAATTCTAAAATTCGATGGAATATGCATGCTCCCTCTTTGGGGGGAAAAACACTACAAAGTGAATCTTTCGGAGCTGGCAAATGGGTCTGATCTACTCAAATGCTTATACTCTGCTCAATAcaattatgattatttatttgtaatttttttttttttttatgtgtggaAAAATGAGGGAAAAATCACTTTAGTAGAATAAATTAATCTATAGGGGTTAGTTTAAATAATGATAACAATTAAAATACTGATAGCATTTAACATAGAGTAAAGGGATTTAGTAGTCaagtcagcaaaaaaaaaacaaaaaacattactgtAAGTGTAAGTGTAAGTCTCTGACTCTTGGAAGTAAAAAGCATCTTAAAACAAATTATTCAACATGTTTTAGTTAGTACATTACATTTTAGTTGTACTAGTTGTGCATGTTATACTGCACACTGTATGTGGGTCACCTAACCACATACAGGACTGTATTTAAGATTTTACTGAAGTGTTACACTTGCACCAATTTCTAAACCTTATTTGATCTAAACCACAGCAgtaactcttataaaagtttaccacagtaaaagcatagcagtaaatgtgtaataaagtgtagtgaaagcatggtaaaggacagagagctatggtaaagcaaatttaaaaccATGCCAAACCATGGtcaactatagtaaatgcatagtataaataTAGAAAAAGCATGGCCAAACTATACAATTGCTGTGGTAAACTTTAAGGGAAACAATGATGATTTACAGTAGTTATAATGTATTTTTGGTCCTGTTATGTATGAAAAGAGGTTTGAGAActaccgggcagcagtgtggagtagtggttagggctctagattcttgaccagagggttgtgagttcaatccccagtgggggacactgctgctgtacccttgagcaaggtactttacctagattgctccagtaaaaatccaactgtataaatgggtaattgtatgtaacaaatgtgatatttgtataatgtgatatcttgtaacaattgtaagtcaccctggataagggcgtctgctaagaaatatataaataaaatgaatactgtatgaaACTCTCCTCACCTGTTTATTAACAAGGTGTTGGACTTCATTCCTCACTGTAAAAGAAGTGTTTAAGTTTAACATAAATTGTATACATATGTTTACATATACCTTAAATGTTTCTGTGTCTGTTCAGCATCTAAAGTACAGTGCAAAACAATATTAACATACTAAAGTAAGTttcaaacattctttaaaatacatggaATTCAAGTTTTCTGAATTGTGCTaatattagtagtcgtagtaatagttcatttatttgtttatttatgtatgtatggatttatttatgtatggatTTATTCATAactatgtttatttattcatattagGCTATAGTTTATATTTAGAAGTTTCAAATGTAGGACTGTTTAAGTGgtatatattatacatgtatttgtGTAGTGTTTACTTAAAAACATAAAGTGCCCTACCTCTAGCCTTCTACATCAAGCATTGCTGATTCTTAAAATACCTCCAACCTACCTTATAAATAGCTAGACAAATTAATAATCTATCTGCAAAATGTTACTTATCACTGTGTATGGATATATACAGGTAACAATACTAAACAGAAAAATCTGAAACTGTattgattgtatttattaatttatttatttgcattaaaaGTACAGCACTACTGTATTGTAATTACACTACCAgattttaaagatgtattttagACTATACTGGTATGCAAATTAATTATTTAGAGGTGAATACGTGAAGGGAAAACTAAAAAAGGAAGTCACTTGGGCTGACCTGATTACCTTTTGTGTTAGCAGAAAAACCCATGACAAAGTGTTGCTAATTTTAGTGACCTGAGAAAACCTCTCATTATTCTAGCCTATATAAAGCAGGACATCTGCAGATGTAGTTAGACAAAGATTTTACAACTTTGATCATTTACTGCAGAAATTCATAAGATGGAGCGTTGCAATCTTTTCCCCGTTTTTCTAATGGTCCTGTTGGCTTATTTATATATTGAACATGCAGCTGCAAGTAAGTACGGTACCTTTGATTTTACATTAATTTCTATCAGAGATGGCACCCGGATTTAACTGTTTTTTAGAGGTTCCATTTATGTGGAATGTAAATttttctgaaatgtgtttttgtggtaGGGGGTTGACCTTttataaaaaagtttttttttctgattttatagGGGATCACAACTGTTGCCTTGCCTATTCCAAAAAGCCATTGCCAAGCAGTCGGATAAAAGGCTACACAATACAGACCAACAAAAATTCATGCAACATTGATGCAGTAATGTAAGCTTATTTACTCATTTTGATCAACTATCTAGGCCACGGAAGTAGTGTAAACTGTATCTTAAAAAGACGTGAACATTAATTATGATGTTTGTAATCAGTCATAGTGGCtcgtattgcaattactcaaatgctgtttatttagtttgttttatataaataagtCTTTGCTTTTATCTAAGTTTGTGAGCTACTCTTTAGTTCT
The DNA window shown above is from Acipenser ruthenus chromosome 17, fAciRut3.2 maternal haplotype, whole genome shotgun sequence and carries:
- the LOC117422971 gene encoding C-C motif chemokine 20-like, whose protein sequence is MARCNLCVVAVLFLALNVFCEQAAAAGCCYSYSIKPLHCSRIRGYTIQTTKDACNIDAIVFHSIGNRNICANPLDKWVMDRIECLNRRVDNINGRTRK
- the LOC117422972 gene encoding C-C motif chemokine 20-like, giving the protein MERCNLFPVFLMVLLAYLYIEHAAARDHNCCLAYSKKPLPSSRIKGYTIQTNKNSCNIDAVIFHTIKNKHVCANPRDKWVLNRIQHLKVEVERMS